The Actinomadura sp. WMMB 499 genome includes a window with the following:
- the tsaB gene encoding tRNA (adenosine(37)-N6)-threonylcarbamoyltransferase complex dimerization subunit type 1 TsaB has translation MLVLAFDTATAAVTVALYEWVPGEGAACRGAAGAVDRRKHTELLTPSIARVMADAGAAPDDLSAIAVGVGPGPYTGLRVGLVTARAMGEALKVPVHGVCTLDVLAWETGRDEPFVVATDARRKELYWARYHSARARATGPTVGPPADVEAEGLPVVGEGAALYFGDAAHEPMLPNARALAELAVARLSGRRGPDLLPPEPLYLRRPDAKEPGPRKKVTPA, from the coding sequence GTGCTGGTCTTGGCTTTCGATACCGCGACCGCCGCGGTCACCGTGGCGCTGTACGAGTGGGTTCCGGGCGAGGGCGCCGCGTGCCGCGGCGCGGCCGGGGCCGTCGACCGGCGCAAGCACACCGAACTGCTCACCCCGTCGATCGCGCGGGTGATGGCGGACGCGGGCGCGGCGCCGGACGACCTGAGCGCGATCGCCGTCGGGGTCGGTCCCGGCCCCTACACGGGCCTGCGGGTCGGGCTCGTCACCGCCCGCGCCATGGGCGAGGCCCTCAAGGTCCCGGTGCACGGCGTCTGCACGCTGGACGTCCTCGCCTGGGAGACCGGACGCGACGAACCGTTCGTCGTCGCCACCGACGCGCGCCGCAAGGAGCTGTACTGGGCGCGCTACCACTCGGCTCGCGCGCGCGCCACCGGGCCCACGGTCGGCCCACCGGCGGACGTGGAAGCCGAAGGGCTCCCCGTCGTCGGCGAAGGGGCCGCGCTGTACTTCGGCGACGCCGCGCACGAACCGATGCTGCCGAACGCGCGCGCGCTCGCGGAACTGGCCGTCGCCCGGCTGTCCGGCCGCAGGGGCCCGGACCTGCTGCCACCCGAACCGCTCTACCTGCGCAGGCCCGACGCCAAGGAGCCGGGCCCGCGCAAGAAGGTGACGCCGGCATGA
- a CDS encoding alpha/beta fold hydrolase, with the protein MESRTRRRVGIAGAVAGVAAGAGAAAVGLRHFAVGRKRWRPDPDAGEQFGELRGREVPVRAEDGLALHVEVDGPETAGLTVVFCHGFALDQDAWHYQRRDLRGRVRMVFWDQRSHGRSGRSAPTRATIDRTGADLEAVLAATVGPDDPVVLVGHSMGGMTIMALAQRRPELFARQVVGVALVNTSCGDMKEMTLGLPMVVAKAVRPLAPGALRGLGERADLVERARGLGADLAFVVTRRVAFADRRVSPSVVAFLDEMIRNTPIDVIAEFYPSLIGHEKASALDVLAKVPALVLVGGRDKLTPAAHGRRIAEELPGAELVEVERAGHVLPLEYPGVVTGGLRRLLGRVRPETDGVEERTA; encoded by the coding sequence ATGGAGAGCAGGACCAGGCGCAGGGTCGGCATCGCCGGCGCGGTGGCGGGCGTCGCGGCCGGTGCGGGCGCGGCGGCCGTCGGGCTGCGGCACTTCGCGGTCGGCCGCAAGCGGTGGCGGCCGGATCCGGACGCGGGCGAGCAGTTCGGCGAACTGCGCGGGCGGGAGGTGCCGGTGCGGGCCGAGGACGGGCTCGCGCTCCACGTCGAGGTGGACGGACCCGAGACCGCCGGCCTCACCGTCGTGTTCTGCCACGGCTTCGCCCTCGACCAGGACGCGTGGCACTACCAGCGCCGGGACCTGCGCGGGCGCGTCCGGATGGTGTTCTGGGACCAGCGCAGCCACGGACGGTCCGGGCGCAGCGCGCCGACGCGCGCGACCATCGACCGGACGGGCGCCGACCTGGAGGCGGTGCTCGCCGCCACGGTCGGGCCGGACGACCCGGTGGTGCTCGTCGGGCACTCGATGGGCGGCATGACGATCATGGCGCTGGCGCAGCGGCGGCCGGAGCTGTTCGCGCGGCAGGTCGTGGGGGTCGCGCTGGTCAACACCTCGTGCGGGGACATGAAGGAGATGACGCTCGGCCTGCCGATGGTCGTCGCGAAGGCCGTCCGGCCGCTGGCGCCGGGCGCCCTGCGCGGCCTCGGCGAGCGTGCCGACCTGGTGGAACGCGCCCGCGGCCTGGGCGCCGACCTGGCGTTCGTCGTCACCCGCCGGGTGGCGTTCGCCGACCGGCGCGTCAGCCCCAGCGTGGTCGCGTTCCTCGACGAGATGATCCGGAACACGCCGATCGACGTGATCGCGGAGTTCTACCCGTCGCTGATCGGCCACGAGAAGGCGTCCGCGCTGGACGTCCTGGCGAAGGTCCCGGCGCTCGTGCTGGTGGGCGGCCGCGACAAGCTGACCCCGGCCGCGCACGGCCGCCGCATCGCCGAGGAGCTGCCGGGGGCCGAGCTGGTCGAGGTGGAGCGGGCCGGGCACGTGCTGCCGCTGGAGTATCCGGGCGTGGTGACCGGCGGGCTGCGCCGCCTGCTCGGCCGCGTCCGGCCCGAGACCGACGGTGTGGAGGAGCGCACGGCGTGA
- the rimI gene encoding ribosomal protein S18-alanine N-acetyltransferase → MSTPGDRPANARPEADGPRTEIVLRDMTEADLPTVHHLEQQLFPDDAWTEQMLREELSGQPGTRRYVIAESPPGEVVGYAGLASAGGQADVQTIGVVPGRRGGGIGAALLTELIDEAVRRGSEGLFLEVRVDNAPARRLYDRFGFEQIGIRERYYQPANVDAAVMFRRLRPRPPVGFTREES, encoded by the coding sequence ATGAGCACCCCCGGCGACCGCCCCGCGAACGCCCGCCCCGAGGCGGACGGGCCCCGGACGGAGATCGTGCTGCGGGACATGACGGAGGCCGATCTGCCGACCGTCCACCACCTGGAGCAGCAGCTGTTCCCCGACGACGCGTGGACCGAGCAGATGCTCCGGGAGGAGCTGTCCGGGCAGCCCGGCACCCGCCGCTACGTGATCGCGGAGTCGCCGCCCGGCGAGGTCGTCGGCTACGCGGGCCTGGCGAGCGCGGGCGGGCAGGCGGACGTCCAGACGATCGGCGTCGTGCCCGGCCGGCGCGGCGGCGGGATCGGCGCGGCGCTGCTCACCGAGCTGATCGACGAGGCGGTGCGGCGCGGCAGCGAGGGGCTGTTCCTGGAGGTCCGGGTCGACAACGCCCCGGCCCGCCGGCTCTACGACCGGTTCGGGTTCGAGCAGATCGGCATCCGCGAGCGCTACTACCAGCCCGCGAACGTGGACGCGGCGGTGATGTTCCGCAGGCTGCGGCCCCGCCCGCCCGTGGGCTTCACGAGGGAGGAATCGTGA
- the tsaE gene encoding tRNA (adenosine(37)-N6)-threonylcarbamoyltransferase complex ATPase subunit type 1 TsaE — MHRLGVRLAGRLGPGDLLVLSGDLGAGKTTLTQGIGEGLKVRGPITSPTFVIARVHPSLADGPPLVHVDAYRLGGFAELDDLDLDASVAESVTVVEWGEGLAEGLADDRLEMIISRGGGTDETREVRIVGVGHRWSDLEWDLPTG; from the coding sequence ATGCACCGGCTCGGCGTCCGGCTGGCCGGCCGGCTGGGCCCCGGCGACCTGCTGGTCCTGTCGGGCGACCTCGGCGCGGGCAAGACGACGCTGACCCAGGGCATCGGCGAGGGACTGAAGGTCCGCGGGCCGATCACCTCGCCGACGTTCGTGATCGCGCGCGTCCACCCGTCGCTCGCGGACGGCCCTCCGCTGGTGCACGTGGACGCCTACCGGCTGGGCGGTTTCGCGGAGCTGGACGACCTCGACCTGGACGCGTCCGTCGCCGAATCGGTGACGGTCGTGGAATGGGGAGAAGGCCTCGCCGAGGGGCTCGCCGACGACCGGTTGGAAATGATCATTTCGCGGGGCGGCGGTACCGATGAGACGCGCGAAGTAAGGATCGTCGGGGTCGGTCATCGCTGGTCCGACCTGGAGTGGGACCTCCCGACCGGCTAA